In a single window of the Candidatus Cloacimonadota bacterium genome:
- the grpE gene encoding nucleotide exchange factor GrpE: MTDKFKEQETKKNSEVSKEKETKKKAKKLSSNDKIKALELELEEFKDRYVRKAAEFDNFRRRNISEKADWIKNANERIVLELCDVLDNFERALHPEVEKNRESLEKGIELIFQQLSNLLKKEGVEKIDAMEQEFDPNIHEALAHIPSEHDDNIVAAVIQNGYKMNNKVIRPARVAVSNGQKPEAEEENKKKKNK; this comes from the coding sequence GAAACAAAGAAAAAAGCTAAAAAGCTTTCCAGCAATGATAAAATCAAAGCTCTTGAATTGGAACTGGAAGAATTTAAAGACAGATATGTTAGAAAAGCTGCGGAGTTTGACAACTTCCGGCGCCGGAACATTTCGGAAAAAGCTGATTGGATTAAAAATGCCAATGAGCGGATCGTGCTGGAATTGTGCGATGTTCTGGATAATTTTGAACGTGCTCTTCATCCCGAAGTAGAGAAGAATCGTGAATCTCTTGAAAAAGGAATCGAATTGATCTTTCAGCAGCTTTCCAACCTTTTGAAAAAAGAAGGTGTGGAAAAGATAGATGCGATGGAACAGGAATTCGACCCCAATATTCACGAAGCATTGGCACACATTCCTTCCGAGCATGATGATAATATCGTAGCCGCAGTTATTCAAAATGGTTATAAGATGAATAATAAAGTAATAAGGCCGGCTCGGGTTGCTGTATCAAACGGTCAGAAACCTGAAGCTGAAGAAGAAAATAAAAAGAAAAAAAATAAATAG